The segment GGGTCCAGCAACCGTCCAAACATGACTGAAAAAGCAGACGAAATGCCCCATGGAAGATTCCCCCATGGGGCATTTCGCACACTCCAGCGGCAGCAACTGGGCGCCAATCACAACCCGGGCAATCCTGCCCTCTTCGGATGGCCGCCGCCTGACCGGACTGTCCCACGACACCGCACCCCGCCGGCGTGGAGAAGAACCACCCGGACTTGCCCTAACCCCGACTCATTGCAATCGCCGCGGTCGAAACCGATGGCAGCGCTTGTCCATCAGGACGCCGGGGCCCGTTCGGCCGGCGGAACAGCAACCGGGGTGCCGTCGTCGGCTGGACCGTGCCCGGCGGCCAGGGCGACGCGTTCGGGCGTGTGGCGGGGGCTCGGTTGCCACTGGCCCGCCAGGGTCGCGGCGAAGGCCAGGGTCATGCCCGCGAGTTGGAGCGGGGTCAGGGTTTCGCCGAGGGCGGCCCAGCCGATCACGGCCGCGGTGATCGGGGAGAGCGGGCCCAGCAGGGTGACCGAGGTGGCGGTGAGTTGGCCGATGCCGCGGAACCAGAGCCAGTAGCCGACCGCCGTGTTGACCAGGGCGAGATAGACGTATCCGGCGATGCTGGTGGCGTCCAGGGCGGGCGGCGCGCCCTCGACGGCGAACGCGATCGGGGTGATCAGCAGTCCGCCCGCGGTGAGCTGCCAGCCCGTCATCACCAGGGGCCCTACACCCTCGGGCCGGCCCCAGCGCTTGGTCAGTACGGTGCCCGCGGCCATCGAGGCGGACGCGGCGATACCGGCGCCGATCCCGACGGCGTCCAGTGCGGCGGTCGCCTTGAGGACCACCATGCTCACGCCGAAGGAGGCGGCGATCGCCGCGAGCATCGAACGGGTCGACGGCTTGTCCCCGAGCAGCAGGGCCGAGAGCGCGATCACGAACATCGGGCCGACGGAGCCGGCGACCGCGGCCACCCCGCCGGGCAGCCGGTAGGCGGCGAGGAAGAGCAGCGGGAAGAACGCGCCGATGTTCAGCGCGCCGAGGACCACCGCCTTCCACCACCAGTCCCCCCGTGGTCTGACCCGGGTCAGCGCCAGGATCAGCAGTCCGGCGGGCAGCGCCCTCACCATGCCCGTGAACAGCGGGCGGTCGGCCGGGAGGAGTTCGGTGGTGACGGCGTAGGTGGAACCCCAGGAGATGGGGGCGAGCGCGGTGACGGCGATGACGGCGGCGCGGTTCATGGCGTCCTTCCTCCGGGCGGATGAGGGACGGGCCGATCCCGAGTGCCTCAACAGGAAGTAGCTTACTCGTGAGCTACTTAGGCGCAAGAGGGTCTCTTGTAAGTCACTTACTTGAGAAAGACTGACGTGCGACCGATACTGCTTCCATGACCCTCCGCAGAGCCGCCCCCGCCACGACCCCGGTCCCCCGCGACGCGGTCGACGCCATCACCGACCAGTGGGCCGCGGTCCGGCCCGATCTGGAGACGACGCCCATGGCCCTCTACGGGCGGATCTACCGGATCGCGCGCACCATGGGCGACCGGATGGAGAAGGAGTACGGGCGCTTCGGGATCAGCCGGGGCGAGTTCGACGTCCTGGCGACGCTGCGCCGCTCGGGGATGCCGTACACCCTCTCGCCCCGGGAGCTGTCGGCGACGCTGATGCTGACGACCGGCGGGATGACGGGCCGGCTCGACAAGCTGGAGAAGGCGGGGCTGCTGGCCCGCAGCCCCGACCCGAACGACCGGCGCGGGCTGCGGGTGAGCCTGACGGCGGAGGGCCTGGACCTCGTCGACGAGGCGGTGGCGGCCGGTCTGGTCATTCAGCGCGAGGCGGTCGGCACGACGCTCGACCGCGCGGAGGCCGAGCAGTTGGGGGCGCTGCTGCGCAAGCTCATGGCCGCGTAGCGAGAGAAAGCCGGCCGCGTACGGGCACGGCGAAGCGGCCCGGTGGCGTCAGGCCTCCGGGCCGCTTCGGCGAAGTATTCGATTGCGGGCGGGCTCAGCCCTGCTGCCGCTTCGGTCGGTCCGACGACTTGTCGAGGACCATCACCGCGGCGGTGATGGCCAGGAAGATCACCAGCGGCGCGGCCACGAACAGGCCCAGCGTCTCGGCGACGCTCAGGCCGGAGCCCGGGTCGTCGCCGTCGTCACGGGTCAGCGCCAGCGCGGGCGACGACAGGAGCAGCATCATCAGCGTCGTACCGGTCACGACGGTGCCGGTGCGCAGAGCGTTCTTCTTGTCCACGGTCCCCAACGTAGCGAACCGCCCCCGGGCCCGCGCGCCCGGGGGTGCCGTACGGGGACACCGAGGCCTCCCGGCGCCCGTCACCACTCCCGGGCGCAGCTGCCCCCGGCGGTCGCATGGGCGGTCGGTTCGCTGGTCAGGGGCGGGATGTCGACGAGCGGCGGCTCGCTGGTCAGCGGGGCGGGGCCGAACAGCGGGGGTTCGCTGGTGAGCGGTCCGGGGGCGGCCTCGGCCTCCGGCACCCTCCCCGGCTCCGCGCGTCCGGCGAGTGCGGCGGGCTCGGAGGAGGCGGCGGGCTCGGCGAGTGCGGAGAGCAGCAGGTGTGCGGCGGGCCCGGTCATCGGCATCACTCCTCGGAAGGCGGTACGCGGTCCCCGGCGCGCCTACCCCGCAAAGCCGTCGCCATCCGCACCAACCGCGACGACCGTCCCGTGAGCACCCGGCCCGTGGGCCGCATAAGCCGCATCATTCCCAGGCGCATTGACACTGACGGGCGACGGGTGATGGGCTCGTTATCGTTCGGAGACCTTGGGGTGATGTGCGGATCGCCGCTCATTGGTTCCGAAGTCAACGGAACCAGACCGAAAGCAGACGGAAAGCGACCGGAACGGAGGGGGGTCGGCGTGCGGTTGGCGCGCGGGATGCGTCCCGGCAGAGGTACGGCCACGGCGGTGGCCGTCGCGGTGCTGGGCGGGCTCCTCGGCGGCGCCCAAGCCGCGATCGCCGCGCCCGGCGCCGTACCGCGCACTCCGGCAAGCCCGGAGGGCCGTAACGAAGGCTCCGTACCGCCGGTATGGCCGCGCCCCCAGTCGCTGAAGCCGCTGGGCCCGGCCGTGCCCCTGGGCGCGGAGGTGACCGTGGTGGCGGGCCCGGACGCCGATCCGTACGCCGTGGAGGCCGCGCATCGTGTCCTGCGCGACGCCGGGGTCAGCACCCTCTATACGACGCTCCCCGGGCGCGGACCCGTCGTGCGTCTCGACGGTCCCGGCGCCGAGGAGGCCCTGCGCGCCCTGCGGGTCGCCGAGCTCGGCGATCTGCCGTCCGGGGGCTACCGGCTGGCGGCGGGCGTGCTCGGCGGCCGGGGCACGGTGGCTGTGGCCGGTACCGGACCCGACGGGCTCTTCCACGGCGTTCAGACCCTGCGCCAACTGGTCCGCGGCAACACCCCCGCGGTCGCGGGTGTCGTGATCCGGGACTGGCCCGGTACGGCCGTACGCGGTATGACCGAGGGCTTCTACGGCCGCCCCTGGAGTCATGAACAGCGCCTG is part of the Streptomyces qinzhouensis genome and harbors:
- a CDS encoding EamA family transporter, which translates into the protein MNRAAVIAVTALAPISWGSTYAVTTELLPADRPLFTGMVRALPAGLLILALTRVRPRGDWWWKAVVLGALNIGAFFPLLFLAAYRLPGGVAAVAGSVGPMFVIALSALLLGDKPSTRSMLAAIAASFGVSMVVLKATAALDAVGIGAGIAASASMAAGTVLTKRWGRPEGVGPLVMTGWQLTAGGLLITPIAFAVEGAPPALDATSIAGYVYLALVNTAVGYWLWFRGIGQLTATSVTLLGPLSPITAAVIGWAALGETLTPLQLAGMTLAFAATLAGQWQPSPRHTPERVALAAGHGPADDGTPVAVPPAERAPAS
- a CDS encoding MarR family winged helix-turn-helix transcriptional regulator, yielding MTLRRAAPATTPVPRDAVDAITDQWAAVRPDLETTPMALYGRIYRIARTMGDRMEKEYGRFGISRGEFDVLATLRRSGMPYTLSPRELSATLMLTTGGMTGRLDKLEKAGLLARSPDPNDRRGLRVSLTAEGLDLVDEAVAAGLVIQREAVGTTLDRAEAEQLGALLRKLMAA